The region TTATCTTCTTTCATGACATCGATGGTAGTATCAGTAAGTGGAATAATAGGATTTGTAGGCCTTATAATACCTCATATAGTTAGACTTATAGTGGGGCCTGATCATAGAATATTACTTCCTTCATCAGCTTTAGTGGGTGGAATATTTATGATTTTTGCTGATACAATTGCAAGAACTATTATTTCCCCAATAGAAGTTCCAGTTGGCATTATTACAGCCTTGTTTGGAGGACCCTTTTTCATATATCTACTAAGAAAGAAAAAGAAGGAAATTTGAAATAGGAGTGAAAGTAATGGACAATGCAATTATTGTTGATTCTTTAAATTTTGGATATTCTAGGGAACTAGTCCTAAAAGAGATTTCTTTTTCAGTGGAAAAGGGACAATTTATAAGTATAATTGGGCCTAATGGTTCTGGAAAGTCTACATTATTAAAGAACTTAGCTAATATTTATTCACCTATAAATGGGAAGATAGATATTGATGGGAGAAATATTATAGACTATAAGAAAAAAGAATTGGCTAAGAAAATAGCATTAGTACCTCAAGATACTACAATATCTTATGGTTTTTCAGTGTTTGATATAGTTTTGATGGGTAGGTTTCCATACATAGGAAGGTTTGAAAAGGAGTCAGAAGCAGATTATGAAATGGTAGTAGAAGCCCTAAAACTTACAAATACTTTTCACTTAAGAGATAGAAGTATTAATGAAATAAGTGGTGGGGAAAGACAGAGGGTCATAATAGCAAGAGCCCTTGTACAAGAACCAGATATTATATTTTTAGACGAACCTACTAGTCATCTTGATATAAATCATCAAATAGACTTGCTTACACTTTTGAGAAAACTAAATAGAGAAAGGAATACAACTATTATACTTGTTATTCATGATATTAATTTAGCTTGTAGATATAGTGATCAGATTCTTTTAATGGATAAAGGAGAAATTTTGAGTTTTGGCAAACCTACAGATGTAATAACTAGGGAAAATATTGAAGATTCCTATGGACTTAATGTGATTATAGAGCAAAATCCTTATACTGATAGTCTTTACATAGTACCTCTTTCGTTAAAAAATAGAAATTCCATCAAAAAACCTAAAGTAAAAATTCATGTAATAGCTGGAGGAGGAAGTGGAGGAGAAATACTTAGTAAATTAGAAGAAAAAGGGTTTGATGTCTCTTTAGGAGTAATAAATGTTGGAGACAGTGATTGGCATTTGGCAAAAAAATTGTCTTTAAAAACTGTTGACGAAATACCTTTTTCTGAAATAAGTGAAGAATCCTATAAGAAGAATCTAGAGTATATTAGTAAGTCAGATATAATAATACTAACTAGTACTGCCTATGGAAATGGAAATTTAAAAAACTTACAAAGTGCATATGAAGCGTTAAAAATCGGTAAAGCGGTTTACTTGGTAGACAACTACAGAAGTGATAATGAATTCGACTATACAGGTGGAATAGCACTTAGCATATTAGACAAAATGAAAAATAAAGGATTATTTATAGTTAATTCAGTAGATGAGATAATAGAGAAGGTTTTTTAGGCCTTCTTTTTTTAAACTAATACTGGGATGTATTGTGAGCATAGAGAAATATTTATAAATTTTGATTATATTTATTAAAAAGTACACATTTTTATGGTATACTCTTATTTGATTTTAAGAATGGAGGTATATAAATGAACAGTAAACTAATTGCAATAGATATGGATGGTACATTATTAAATAGTGAAAACAAAATATCTGAAAGAAATATATCAGCAATTAAAAAAGCATCAGATTTGGGAGTTAAAATTGTATTATGTACTGGTAGGATTTTTACATCTGCATTGTATTATTCTAATGCACTAGAATTAAGTACGCCTATAATAGCTTGTAATGGAGCTTATATAGCAGAAAAGGACAAGTCTAAAATAATATATGCAAATCCTATATCTTTAGAATGCACTAAAGAAGTAATTAATATTGCGGAACAAGAAGGTATGTACTATCATTTTTATGATGATTCTAAGTTTTATGCTAGAGAACTTACAAAAACAGTAGAGAACTATTATAGATGGAATATTGATAAAGCCGACAAGGATAGGCTAAATATAAATATAATAGATAATCCATCAGAAACTGTTGAAAGAGAAAAAACTAATGTATATAAGTTTGTATTTGTTGAAGATGATGGTGAAAAATTAAAAAAATTTAGAAGCAAACTTTCTTTTGTTGAGGGAATTGAAGTATCTAGCTCTTGGTGGAACAATATGGAGATTATGAATAAAGGAGTTTCTAAAGGGAAAGCTTTAAATGTATTATGTGACTTATTAGATATAGATAGTAAAAATGTAATGGCAATAGGAGATAATGAAAATGATATCCCTATGTTAAAGTTTGCAGGTACAGGTGTAGCTATGGGAAATGGAGAAGATATAGTAAAAGAAAATGCTGATTTTGTAACTGATACCAATGAAGAAGATGGAGTTGCAAAGGCTATTGAAAAGTTTATTATATAGTTAAAGGAGATAATATTATGGCTATGAATATTGTGCTTATAGAACCTGAAATACCACAAAACACTGGTAATATTGCAAGAACATGTGCTTTAACTGAAACAAAACTACATTTAGTAAGACCACTAGGTTTTTCAATTGACGATAAACATTTAAAGAGGGCAGGACTTGATTATTGGCATTTGGTTGATATTAGTTATTATGATAGTTTTGATGAACTTTTAGCAAAACACAGCAAAGAATCATTTTTCTATGCAACAACTAAAGGAAAGAATAGTTATACTGATATGAAGTTTTTTGAAAATTGTTTTATAGTTTTTGGCAAGGAAACAAAGGGATTGCCTATGGATTTACTTTCAAGCAACTGGGATAGGACAATAAGAATTCCTATGAAAAAAGGGATACCTAGATCTTTAAATCTCGCTAACTCAGTAAATATTATTCTTTTTGAGGGATTGAGGCAGATTGGGTTCCCAGGTTTAGAATAAAGTAATGAGAGGGGGCTATTAAATGGAAATTGCTGTTGGCGTTTTAGGTGGGTTAGGTCTTTTTCTATATGGTATGAATTTAATGGGAACAGGTCTTCAAAAGGCAGCTGGCGAAAAACTAAAAAAACTTATTGAAGTACTTACTAATAACCGACTTATGGGGGTATTAGTAGGAGCACTAGTTACTATGATTATACAAAGTAGTAGTGCTACTACAGTTATGGTTATAGGTTTTGTAAATGCAGGAATTATGACTCTTAATCAGGCAGTAGGTGTAATAATGGGAGCAAATATAGGTACTACTGTTACTGCTCAGCTTATTGCTTTTAATCTGACAGATTTAGCACCATTAGCTGTAGCAATAGGTGTAGCAATATGGTTATTTGCTTCTAAAAAAAGAGCTAAAGATGTGGCAGAGATTATGATAGGTTTTGGAATACTATTTATTGGCATGGATATTATGGGTAGCAGTTTAGCACCACTAGCTGATAATCCTAAATTTGCTAGTATTATGGCAAATCTAAATGATCCGTTCTTGGGTGTATTAGTAGGATTAGGCTTAACTACTGTTTTGCAAAGTAGTAGTGCTTCTATTGGTCTACTACAGGCATTGGCTGGTCAAGGACTTATAAATATTAACATGGCTTTTCCAATATTATTTGGAGATAATATTGGTACTACCACTACAGCTTTACTATCAAGTATAGGAACAAACAAAACGGCTAAGAGAGCAGCAATTATTCACTTTTTATTTAATTTAATAGGAACAATTGTTTTTATGACGGTATTAAGGATTCCTATACAAGCGTTAGTTACTAAGCTAAATCCCGGAGATATACAAAGACAAATAGCTAATTCACATACATTATTTAATTTGATAAATGTAGCTATTCAATTTCCATTTGCAGGATTTTTGGTTAAAATTGCAAACAAACTTGTACCAGGAGAAATTGAAGATGAACCAATTGGGCCAAAATATTTTGACTTACGTATTATAGAAACACCAGCTATAGCTGTTGGGCAAGTATCAAAAGAAGTATATAGAATGGCAAAAATAGTTGAAGAAAATGTAAGAATGTCATTTAAGGGTTTTGTAGAAGAAAATGAAAAAGTGATAAAAGAAGTATTTGAACAGGAAAAAGTTATCAATAAATTAGAAAGAGATATTACAGCGTATTTGGTAGAATTGTCAAATGCACCATTGACAGATGAACAGCATTGTTTAGTAAATACACTATTTAATGCAATAAATGATATTGAAAGAGTTGGAGATCACGCAGATAATATTGCAGAACTAGCACAATATCGAATTGATAATAATATAATGTTTTCAGACAATGCTATTAAGGAATTGGAAGTTATGTTTGGAAAGGTAGAAAAAGTGTATATTACTGCTGTTGATTGTTTTAACAATAATGATATAAACAAAGCGAAACAGGTTTTGGTTCTTGAGGAAGAAGTAGACTCAATGGAAAAGCAGTACAGAGCTAATCATATAGATAGATTAAATAAACTATTATGCCAGCCTAGTTCTGGAGTAGTTTTTTTAGATGTAATAAGTAATTTAGAGAGAATTTCAGACCATTCATCAAATATTGCAAATTATACTATTGATAAAAATTAATAAATTATGTATTGATAAATTTTATAGTATTAAATTTAATTATTATTTATCTAAATAGTTGTAATTAATATGTTTATATATTATAATAAAAGTGAAAAGTCGGAAAATGCAAAAAATGCTAATAAAAATAAGCTGAATGATAGATGCGGGAGAGACCAATTTTTGGCGCCGAAGGAGTAAGTTGTGGATTTGCCATTCCATTATGAAGCTCTCAGGCAAAAGGACCGTGTTTGGACAGCTCTCTGGAAAGCGAAAGCACCGAAGGAGCAACCCTCTACGAGGAGAATCTCTCAGGTTATTATACAGAGTAGATGGGCATTATAATACCATCTATTCTGTTTTTTTATCAAAAAAATAGATTTGGGAGAAAATGTAATATATATTTTTATTTAAGGAGAGTATTTATGGGTAATAATATTATAATAACTAATAACCCACTAGTTAAAGAGAAATATGATGAAATGTTTTTAGTGGAATACTATGATTTAGGTTTTTTAGAGCTGTTAGAATTAGTTAGAGACAAAATACATTTAGGGTACAAGCTTTTAACTCATCCACTGTCAAGTAGTGTTAAACCAAATGAAACTCCATATAAAACTATTATAGTTTCAACTGGTGAAAAACTAGATAATGATTCATTACTTATTATTGAAAATGGTATTTTAACAGCTAAAAAATTAATAAAAGATACTGGGCTTCCTAAGTGGAATGAAAGTATACTAGAAGATTTTCAAGTTGTAGATTTATCAGTTATAGAAGGGGCTTTAAATCGATTATAAAAGTATAAGTTAAAACATTTTTGGTAAATTTAATACCAAATATATTATAATATTTTTTAAGGAGGAGATACCTATGACAGATATTTATGATGTAGTCATCATTGGCTCTGGCCCAGCTGGTCTTGCAGCAGGATTATATGCAGCTAGAGCAAGACTTAAAACTGTAATAATAGAAAAAGAAAAAGCTGGAGGACAAATAGTTACTACTGAAGAAGTTGCTAACTACCCAGGTAGTATTGAAAATGCCAGTGGTCCTTCACTGATAGCTAGAATGGTAGAACAAGCTGATGAATTTGGAGCAGAAAGAGTTCTTGATACAATAACTGAAGTTGAATTAGAAGGAAAGATAAAGGTTCTAAAAGGTAAGAAGAACGAGTATAAGGCAAAGGCAGTAATAATGGCAACAGGTGCAAAACCAAGACCAATAGGATGTCCTGGGGAAAAAGAATTGACAGGAAAAGGTGTATCCTACTGTGCAACTTGTGATGGAGCATTCTTTGAAGATTTAGAGATATTTGTTATAGGTGGAGGAGATTCAGCAGTTGAAGAAGCACTTTTCTTAACTAAGTTTGCTAGAAAAGTGACAATCGTTCACAGAAGAGATGAATTAAGAGCTGCTAAATCCATTCAAGAAAAGGCGTTTAAGAATGAAAAAGTTGATTTCTTATGGAATTCAGTTGTTGAAGAAATAAAAGGTGATGGTATTGTAGAATCAATGGTTGTAAAGAATACTGTTACTGGAGAATTAACTGAAATAGTTGCTGATGAAGATGATGGAACTTTTGGAATTTTCGTATTTGTAGGGTACTTACCAGAAACTAAATTGTTTGATGGATTAGTTGAAATGGAAAAAGGATATATTAAGACAGACGCAGATATGCATACAAGTATTCCAGGTGTATTTGCAGCAGGAGATTGTAGAGTAAAATCTTTAAGACAAGTAGTTACGGCTACTGCTGATGGGGCTATAGCTGCTGTTCAAGCAGAGAGATATATAGGTGAAGTATTTGATATTTAATAAAATATCAGACAATTTTTAATATTAATTAGGAGGGATTCTAATGTTAGAACTAGACAAAAAGAATTTTGAAGAAGAAGTATTAAAGGCTGATGGTTATGTATTGGTAGATTTTTGGAGTGATGGTTGTGAACCATGTAAGGCTCTTATGCCACATGTTCATGAACTAGCTGAAAAATATGATGGTAAAATGAAATTTACATCACTTAATACTATGAAGGCAAGAAGACTTGCTATTTCACAAAAGATATTAGGTTTACCAGTTATAGCAATATATAAAGATGGAGAAAAAGTTGACGAGAGAGTAAAAGAAGACGCTACAATCGAAAATATTGAAGAAATGATTAAAAAGTATATTTAGCTTTTAGTTCTGGGCTTTATGCCCAGAATTAGAATATATATTTCCAAAGATTAAGAGGAGGTGACTATATGCGTCTTGAATTAGGTCATATAAACATCAAAGATGTTCAGTTTGGAAGTGAAACAAAAATTGACAATGGAACTTTATTTGTAAACAAGGATGAGATAATTTCCATAGTCAAAGAAGATGAACACTTTACAAGTGTTGATGTTGAATTAGCTAGACCAGGTGAAAGTGTAAGAATCACACCTGTAAAAGACGTAATTGAACCAAGAGTTAAAGTTGAGGGTCCAGGAGGAGTATTCCCAGGGATGATTTCAAAGGTTGAAACTGTAGGTTCAGGTAAAACTTATGTATTAAAGGGATGTGCTGTAGTTACAACAGGAAAGATTGTTGGGTTCCAAGAAGGAATTATTGATATGACAGGACCCGGAGCAGAATACACTCCTTTTTCTAAGTTGAACAATGTGGTTTTAGTATGTGAACCAAGAGAAGGATTAAAACAACATGAGCATGAAAAAGCATTAAGAATGGCAGGATTTAAAATAGCAACATATCTTGGAGAAGTAGCAAGAGAACTTACACCAGATACTGTTGAAACTTTTGAAACACTACCATTACTTGAAAATTTAGAAAAATATCCTGATTTACCAAAGGTAGCTTATGTTCAAATGCTTCAAAGTCAAGGATTAATGCATGATACCTATGTATATGGTGTAGATGCTAAACAAATTGTTCCTACTATTCTTTATCCAACAGAAATCATGGATGGAGCAATTGTAAGCGGAAACTGTGTATCAGCATGTGATAAAAATACAACTTATCATCATCTAAACAATCCAGTAGTAGCAGACATGTATAAAGCTCATGGTAAGGAAATAAACTTCTTAGGTGTAATAATCACTAATGAAAATGTTTACCTTGCTGATAAGGAAAGGTCTTCAAATTGGACTGCTAAATTGACAGAATATCTTGGATTAGATGGTGTAATAGTATCTCAAGAGGGATTTGGTAACCCAGATACTGACCTTATAATGAATTGTAAGAAGATTGAAAAGAAAGGCGTTAGAACAGTAATCATTACTGACGAATATGCTGGAAGAGACGGTGCAAGTCAATCACTTGCAGACGCTGATCCACTAGCAGATGCAGTTGTTACTGGTGGAAATGCTAATGAAGTTATAACACTACCACCTATGGACAAAGTTATAGGACATATTGATTATGTAGATACTATAGCTGGAGGATTTGATGGTAGTTTGAACAAAGATGGTTCAATAGTAGTAGAACTACAAGCTATTACAGGAGCAACAAATGAACTTGGTTTCAATAAATTAACTGCAAAAGGTTACTAAAATAATTTTTTAAAATAATAAGAAAGGAAGTGGAAATATGTCAAGATATGATGGTAAAAAAGTAATCATCATTGGCGATAGAGACGGTATACCAGGACCAGCTATTGAAGAATGTTTAAAATCTACTGGTGCTGAAGTCGTATTTTCATCAACTGAATGTTTTGTCTGAACTGCTGCAGGAGCTATGGACTTAGAAAATCAAAAGAGGGTTAAAGAATTAACTGAAAAATATGGTGCAGAAAATGTAATCGTATTAATCGGTGCTGCTGAAGGAGAAGCTGCTGGATTAGCAGCAGAAACTGTTACAGCAGGAGACCCAACTTTTGCAGGTCCACTAGCAGGAGTCCAGTTAGGACTTAGAGTATATCACGCAGTAGAACCAGAATTCAAAGATGAAGTAGATCCAGAAGTATATGATGAACAAATAGGTATGATGGAAATGGTTCTTGATGTTGATGATATCATAGATGAAGTTAAGTCTATTAGAGATGAATTTACACAATTTGAAGATTAATACCCGTCGAAAAATACGAGAGGGGGGAAGACAATGGAAAAAATAAGAGTAGTCCATTATATAAATCAATTCTTTGCTGGTATAGGTGGAGAAGAAAAAGCTGATTATAAACCAGAGGTACGTGAAGGAGTTGTAGGGCCAGGTATGGCACTTAACGCTGGTTTTAAAGGTGAAGTAGAAATAGTAGCAACTGTTATCTGTGGTGACAGTTACTTTAATGAAAATCTAGAGGAAGCTAAAAAAGAAGTAATAGAAATGGTTAAAAAATACAACCCAGACCTATTTATAGCAGGTCCTGCATTTAACGCTGGTAGATATGGTGTTGCTTGCGGTACTATAACAGAAGCTGTACAACAGGAATTGGGAATACCAGTTTTAACAGGAATGTATGAAGAAAACCCTGGAGCAGACATGTTCAAGAAGAGTGTTTATATAGTTCCTACAAAGAACAGTGCAGCTGGTATGAGAGCTGCAGTTAAAAAGATGGTACCATTGGCTTTAAAACTTGGTAAAGGTGAGGAAATTGGTTCACCAGAAGAAGATAACTATATGTCAAGAGGTATTAGAAAGAACTACTTTGCTGAAAAGAGAGGTTCTGCTAGAGCAGTAGATATGTTAGTTAAGAAACTTAAAGGTGAAGAGTTCGTTACTGAATTTCCAATGCCTGACTTCGATAGAGTAGAGCCAAATCCAGCAGTAAAAGATATTACAAAAGCAAAAATTGCATTAGTTACTTCAGGAGGTATTGTACCAAAAGGAAATCCTGATCACATTGAATCTTCCAGTGCTTCCAAGTATGGTAAGTACGATATCGAAGGTATAATGGATTTAACTAGTGAAACACATGAAACAGCTCATGGTGGATATGACCCAGTATATGCAAATGAAGACTCAGATAGAGTTTTACCAGTAGATGTATTAAGAGATTTTGAAAAAGAAGGTAAAATAGGCAGTCTTCACAGATACTTCTATACAACAGTAGGTAATGGAACAGCTGTTGCAAGCGCTAAGGGTTTTGCGGCTGAATATGCAAAGGAATTAGTGGCTGATGGAGTAGATGCAGTTATATTAACTTCTACCTGAGGTACTTGTACACGTTGCGGTGCAACAATGGTAAAAGAAATTGAAAGGGCAGGAATCCCAGTAGTTCACATGTGTACTGTAACTCCTATTTCTATGACTGTAGGAGCAAATAGAATAGTACCAACTATTGCAATTCCTCACCCATTAGGAAATCCAAAGCTTGATCCAGCTGAAGAAAAAGCTTTGAGAAGAAAATTAGTAGAAAAAGCACTTGTTGCTTTAACTACAGAGGTAGAAGAACAAACTATATTTGAAGACTAATAATATTTGTAAATAACTTTAGGTGAGTGGTATTGCTGCTCACCTAAAGTTGAATATCACATTATATATAAATATTAGCGGAGGTGGAATTTTATGAATTATGCTGTAGTTAAAGGTGCTGGTTACATATTAGCACATACTCCAGATATGGTATTGCACAATGGTGCTACTCAAGCAACAGAAAGAGCAATAAATCCAGATTCAGATTATTTAAAGGAATTACCAAAGCATTTAAGAAGTTTTGAAGAAGTGGTTAGTTATCCACCAAATCAAACTTATATCGGGAATATTACTCCTGATGATTTAAAAGGGTATGAACAACCTTGGTTTGATAAAAAAGTAGATGGGGCAGATAGATATGGGAAATATGGTGAAATAATGCCTCAAGATGAGTTTATAGGACTTATGAAGATTGTAGATGCGTTTGATTTAGTGAAACTAAGTAAAGAATTTACAGCAGAAGTGAAGAAAGAATTAGAAGCACATAGCTATATTAGCGAAGAATTAATTGGAAAGCTTAAAGAAGGAGAAGAAATCTCAGAAATAGAAAAACTAATAAATGAACAAGGAGCAGAAGGATTGTATAACAACAACAAACTTGTTGGTTGTGTAAAGAGAGCTCATGATATAGATGTTAACCTTAATGCTCATACTATATTTGAAAATCTAGCAGTTAAAGCTTCAGGAGTATTGGCAGCATTATCCTTAGTGGAAAAAAACAATATTAATCCTGAAGATGTTGAATATGTTATTGAATGTTCAGAAGAAGCATGTGGGGATATTAACCAAAGAGGTGGAGGAAACTTTGCAAAATCCATAGCAGAATTAGCAGGATTTGTTAATGCAACAGGTTCTGATACTAGAGGATTCTGTGCAGCTCCTACACATTCAGTAATTGAAGCTGCAGCACTTGTTCAATCAGGAGTTTATAAAAATGTTGTAGTAGTTGGAGGTGGAGCTACTGCAAAGCTAGGTATGAATGGAAAAGACCATGTTAAGAAAGGTTTACCTATTTTAGAAGATGTACTTGGTGGATTTGCAATCCTTATTGGAGAAAATGATGGTGTGAATCCAATTCTTAGAACTGATTTAGTAGGAAGACATACAGTTGGCACAGGTTCATCTCCACAAGCAGTTATAACTTCTCTAGTAACAGCACCACTTGATAGAGGAAATCTAAAGATTACTGATATTGACAAATTTTCAGTTGAAATGCAAAATCCAGACATAACAAAACCAGCAGGAGCAGGAGATGTACCAACATCAAACTACAAGATGATAGCTGCACTTGGTGTTAAGAGAAAAGATATAGAGAGAAGTGAATTAAATACTTTCATTGAAAAACATGGAATGGAAGGTTGGGCGCCAACACAAGGTCATATTCCATCAGGAGTACCTTATATGGGATTTGGTAGAGAAGATATACTTGCAGGAAAGATAAACAAGGCTATGATAGTAGGGAAAGGAAGTCTTTTCCTAGGTAGAATGACTAATTTATTTGATGGTGTATCTATTGTAATCGAGAAAAATCCAGGAAAAGTAGATGAAGAAAAGGGAGTATCTGAAGAAGAAATTAAAAAGCTTGTAGCTGAAGCTATGAGAGATTTCGCGACTCATCTACTAAAGGAGTAGAGGTGATAATATGACTGATAATAATGTAAAAAAAATGATTGGAAAAGTTTTTAATGATATAGCTGATGCAATGGAAACAGGTCAATTTAGTAACAGAGTTAGAGTTGGTATAACTTCTTATGGAAGTGAACATGGAGTAGACAATGTAGTTAAAGGAGCAGAAATAGCTCAAAGTAGAGATTCTTCTATAGAAGTAGTTTTAATAGGGCCAAAGGTAGATAGTCCACTAACACAAGTAGTAGTTGAAAATGAAGAAGAAGGCTACAAGAAGATGGAAGAACTCCTTGACAGCGGTGAATTAGATGCAGCAGTAACAATGCATTATAGTTTTCCTATAGGAGTTTCAACAGTTGGTAGAGTTATAACACCTGGTAGAGGTAGGGAAATGTATATTGCTACTACTACAGGAACATCATCACCTCATAGAGTTGAAGCCATGGTAAGGAATGGTATATACGGAATCATAGCAGCAAAAGCTATGGGGGTTGAAAATCCAACAGTAGGTATATTGAATGTAGATGGTGCTAGACAAGTAGAAAGAGCACTAAAAGAATTAGATAAAAATGGATATAAAATAAACTTTACTGAATCACTAAGAGCTGATGGTGGTTGTGTAATGAGAGGAAACGACCTTCTTGCAGGTGTACCAGATGTTATGATAACTGATACCCTAACAGGAAATATTTTAATAAAAGTTTTCTCATCATTTACAACAGGTGGAGATTATGAATCCATTGGTTATGGTTATGGTCCAGGAATTGGTGAAGATTATGATAGAACAATACTTATCCTTTCAAGAGCTTCTGGAATTCCAGTTGTAGCAAATGCTATTAGTTATGGAGGAAGTTTAGCAAAAGGTAAAGTGATGAATGTTGCAAAAGATGAGTTTGAAAAAGTAAATAAAGCGAAGTTTAAAGAAATTCTTAAATCATTAACTAAAGATACAGCAAAAGAAGATAATGATGAAGAGGTTACTGCCCCACCAAAGGAAACTGTTACAGGTACTATTGCAGGGGTAGATATAATGGAATTAGAAGATGCAGTTAA is a window of Anaerosalibacter sp. Marseille-P3206 DNA encoding:
- a CDS encoding Cof-type HAD-IIB family hydrolase, translated to MNSKLIAIDMDGTLLNSENKISERNISAIKKASDLGVKIVLCTGRIFTSALYYSNALELSTPIIACNGAYIAEKDKSKIIYANPISLECTKEVINIAEQEGMYYHFYDDSKFYARELTKTVENYYRWNIDKADKDRLNINIIDNPSETVEREKTNVYKFVFVEDDGEKLKKFRSKLSFVEGIEVSSSWWNNMEIMNKGVSKGKALNVLCDLLDIDSKNVMAIGDNENDIPMLKFAGTGVAMGNGEDIVKENADFVTDTNEEDGVAKAIEKFII
- a CDS encoding thioredoxin TrxA — its product is MLELDKKNFEEEVLKADGYVLVDFWSDGCEPCKALMPHVHELAEKYDGKMKFTSLNTMKARRLAISQKILGLPVIAIYKDGEKVDERVKEDATIENIEEMIKKYI
- a CDS encoding ABC transporter ATP-binding protein translates to MDNAIIVDSLNFGYSRELVLKEISFSVEKGQFISIIGPNGSGKSTLLKNLANIYSPINGKIDIDGRNIIDYKKKELAKKIALVPQDTTISYGFSVFDIVLMGRFPYIGRFEKESEADYEMVVEALKLTNTFHLRDRSINEISGGERQRVIIARALVQEPDIIFLDEPTSHLDINHQIDLLTLLRKLNRERNTTIILVIHDINLACRYSDQILLMDKGEILSFGKPTDVITRENIEDSYGLNVIIEQNPYTDSLYIVPLSLKNRNSIKKPKVKIHVIAGGGSGGEILSKLEEKGFDVSLGVINVGDSDWHLAKKLSLKTVDEIPFSEISEESYKKNLEYISKSDIIILTSTAYGNGNLKNLQSAYEALKIGKAVYLVDNYRSDNEFDYTGGIALSILDKMKNKGLFIVNSVDEIIEKVF
- a CDS encoding glycine/sarcosine/betaine reductase component B subunit; amino-acid sequence: MRLELGHINIKDVQFGSETKIDNGTLFVNKDEIISIVKEDEHFTSVDVELARPGESVRITPVKDVIEPRVKVEGPGGVFPGMISKVETVGSGKTYVLKGCAVVTTGKIVGFQEGIIDMTGPGAEYTPFSKLNNVVLVCEPREGLKQHEHEKALRMAGFKIATYLGEVARELTPDTVETFETLPLLENLEKYPDLPKVAYVQMLQSQGLMHDTYVYGVDAKQIVPTILYPTEIMDGAIVSGNCVSACDKNTTYHHLNNPVVADMYKAHGKEINFLGVIITNENVYLADKERSSNWTAKLTEYLGLDGVIVSQEGFGNPDTDLIMNCKKIEKKGVRTVIITDEYAGRDGASQSLADADPLADAVVTGGNANEVITLPPMDKVIGHIDYVDTIAGGFDGSLNKDGSIVVELQAITGATNELGFNKLTAKGY
- a CDS encoding Na/Pi cotransporter family protein; translation: MEIAVGVLGGLGLFLYGMNLMGTGLQKAAGEKLKKLIEVLTNNRLMGVLVGALVTMIIQSSSATTVMVIGFVNAGIMTLNQAVGVIMGANIGTTVTAQLIAFNLTDLAPLAVAIGVAIWLFASKKRAKDVAEIMIGFGILFIGMDIMGSSLAPLADNPKFASIMANLNDPFLGVLVGLGLTTVLQSSSASIGLLQALAGQGLININMAFPILFGDNIGTTTTALLSSIGTNKTAKRAAIIHFLFNLIGTIVFMTVLRIPIQALVTKLNPGDIQRQIANSHTLFNLINVAIQFPFAGFLVKIANKLVPGEIEDEPIGPKYFDLRIIETPAIAVGQVSKEVYRMAKIVEENVRMSFKGFVEENEKVIKEVFEQEKVINKLERDITAYLVELSNAPLTDEQHCLVNTLFNAINDIERVGDHADNIAELAQYRIDNNIMFSDNAIKELEVMFGKVEKVYITAVDCFNNNDINKAKQVLVLEEEVDSMEKQYRANHIDRLNKLLCQPSSGVVFLDVISNLERISDHSSNIANYTIDKN
- a CDS encoding GrdX family protein, which translates into the protein MGNNIIITNNPLVKEKYDEMFLVEYYDLGFLELLELVRDKIHLGYKLLTHPLSSSVKPNETPYKTIIVSTGEKLDNDSLLIIENGILTAKKLIKDTGLPKWNESILEDFQVVDLSVIEGALNRL
- the trxB gene encoding thioredoxin-disulfide reductase — encoded protein: MTDIYDVVIIGSGPAGLAAGLYAARARLKTVIIEKEKAGGQIVTTEEVANYPGSIENASGPSLIARMVEQADEFGAERVLDTITEVELEGKIKVLKGKKNEYKAKAVIMATGAKPRPIGCPGEKELTGKGVSYCATCDGAFFEDLEIFVIGGGDSAVEEALFLTKFARKVTIVHRRDELRAAKSIQEKAFKNEKVDFLWNSVVEEIKGDGIVESMVVKNTVTGELTEIVADEDDGTFGIFVFVGYLPETKLFDGLVEMEKGYIKTDADMHTSIPGVFAAGDCRVKSLRQVVTATADGAIAAVQAERYIGEVFDI
- a CDS encoding tRNA (cytidine(34)-2'-O)-methyltransferase, whose amino-acid sequence is MAMNIVLIEPEIPQNTGNIARTCALTETKLHLVRPLGFSIDDKHLKRAGLDYWHLVDISYYDSFDELLAKHSKESFFYATTKGKNSYTDMKFFENCFIVFGKETKGLPMDLLSSNWDRTIRIPMKKGIPRSLNLANSVNIILFEGLRQIGFPGLE
- the grdA gene encoding glycine/sarcosine/betaine reductase complex selenoprotein A, which codes for MSRYDGKKVIIIGDRDGIPGPAIEECLKSTGAEVVFSSTECFVUTAAGAMDLENQKRVKELTEKYGAENVIVLIGAAEGEAAGLAAETVTAGDPTFAGPLAGVQLGLRVYHAVEPEFKDEVDPEVYDEQIGMMEMVLDVDDIIDEVKSIRDEFTQFED